The window GCAAATACGCCGCCCTCGCAGCCACCCTCGCCATTTCCCTCGGCGCGTTCGCGGTCAATGCCCACGCCGCCGATGACCAGGCGCCCAAGGAGAAGTGCTACGGCGTGTCCAAGGCCGGCCAGAACGATTGCGCCGCCGGTGCCGGCACCTCTTGCGCGGGTACCGCCAAGACCGATTACCAGGGCAACGCCTGGGTCCTGGTGGACAAGGGCACCTGCACCCAGATCAAGACACCCAAGGGCTTCGGCTCCCTGACGGAGCAGCCATGAACCGCACCTGCGGGGCCGTGACCGCCGGCCTCGGCCGGCTGTTGCCCGAGTCCCTGTTGTTGCTGGTGGCCCGGGTCGGGATCGCTTCGGTGTTCTTCCTGTCGGGACGGACCAAGGTCGAGGGCCTGCTGACCATCAAGCCAACGACCTACTTCCTGTTTCGTTCGGAGTACGCATTGCCGCTGGTGTCGCCCGAGTTGGCGGCCCACCTGGCGACCTATGCCGAGCACCTGTTCCCGATCCTGCTGGTGCTGGGGTTGCTGACCCGGCCGGCGGCGCTGGCCCTGCTGGGCATGACGGCGGTGATCGAGGTGTTCGTCTACCCCGACGCCTGGCCGACGCACCTGACCTGGGCTGGCCTGCTGTTGCCACTGATCGCCTACGGCGGCGGCAAGTGGTCGCTGGACGGGCTGTTGCGCCGCGGATCGAACTGACCCGGCGCTCCAACGCCCTCTCAACCGATGATTTTCAACCACAACATCAAGCCATGACGGCTTGAGGAGAAGCAGCATGCGCAAGTTACCCATCCTGGCCCTGAGCGCCCTGGCCCTGGCTGCACCGATGTTCGCCAGTGCCGCGGCGGAGCCGGCCGCGCCGGCAGGTGCCAAGAACATCGTCATCGTCCATGGCTCGTTTGTCGACGGCTCCGGCTGGCGGGTGGTTCACGACATCCTGATCCACAAGGGCTACCACGTCACCGTGGTGCACCAGCCGGCCACCAGCCTGGACGCCGACGTCGCCGCCACCCGGGAAATCCTCGACCAGCAGGTCGGCCCGGTGGTGCTGGTCGGCCACAGTTCCGGCGGCGCGGTGATCGGTATTGCCGGTGACCGCGACAAGGTCAAGGCACTGGTCTATGTCGCCGGCCTGCAACCGGAAGTCGGCGAGACCCTGGGCCAGTTGCTGAGCTCCATGCCGTCGCCGAGCAACGATATCCATGCCACCCGTGACGGCCTGCTGTTCGTCGATCGGGCCAAGTTCGGCGAGGACTTCGCCGCCGACCAGACCACCAACCGCACCGACTTCCTGGCGGCCTCCCAGGTACCGGCCGCTGCCGCGACCTTCGGCACCCAGAACTGGGCGGCCGCCTGGCACAAGAAACCCAGCTACGGGATCGTCGCCACCGATGACAAGGCCCTGAACCCGGACCTGCAGCGCTGGATGTACAAGCGTGCCGGTTCCAAGGTGACCGAGATCAAGGCCAGCCACACCGTGTACATCTCGCAGCCTGAGGCGGTGGCGAAAGTCATCGAGCAGGCCGCGCTGAACGCCAAGTAAATCCACCGACCCACATCGCTTCACCCACTTCATTTATCTGGAGATACACCATGACCACTACCGCTTCCCGCCTGAGCCTCGCCACTGCCGCCGCCCTGATCGCCCTGGCGTCCGCGTCCTTCACCGTCTCGGCCAGTGCCGCCGACAAGGAGCAACCGGGTCGCTGCTACGGCGTCAACAGCTGCAAGGGTGAAAGCCTGTGTGCCACCGCCAAGAACGACTGCAAGGGCCTCAACGGCTGCAAGGGCCAGGGCGTCGTGGTGAAAACCCCGAGCGAGTGCCTGAAGGCCGGCGGCACCCTGACCGAGCCGAAGTAAACACCACAGGGTGAGGGGGCCGATGGGTGAGCCCCCATTGTTCGATCGTTCCCACGCCGAGCGTGGGAACGATCATCACGGGTTGCGGGGGGCACCGACTCACGCACCCGCCCACACTTCTCTCAAGCGAGCACCTGCGATGTCAGTATCCACTTCTTTCTCGGGCTTCGGCCTGGGCCTGCGCAAGGAACACTATCGGGACTTCCTGGAGACCGAGGTTCCGGTCGATTTCGTCGAAGTCATCTCCGAGAACTTCATGGTCGACGGTGGTCAGCCACGACACATCCTGCGCCAGGTCCGCGAGCGGCATCCGGTGGTGCTGCATGGCGTCTCCATGTCCATCGGCTCGGCCGACGGCCTGAACCCGGACTACCTGCGTCGCCTCAGGCAACTGGTCGACGAGATCGACCCGCTGTTCGTTTCCGATCACCTGAGCTGGTCGCGCATCGGCGGCTTCAACTCCCACGACCTGCTGCCGGTACCCTACACCGAAGAGGCGCTGGAGATCGTCTGCCGCAATATTTCCATGGCCCAGGATGTCCTCGGCCGTTCCATGCTGTTCGAAAACCCGTCGAGCTACCTGGCCTTCGACGGTGCCTCGATGACCGAATGGGAGTTCATCGGCGCCATGGCCGAACGCACCGGCTGCGGGCTGTTGCTCGACGTCAACAATGTCTTCGTCAGTGCCAGCAACCACGGTTTCGATGCCCTGGCCTTTCTCGACGGGTTGCCCGCCGACCGCGTGCGGCAGATGCACCTGGCCGGGCACAGCCAGGGCGAGCACCTGCTGATCGATACCCACGACAGTCCGGTTTGTGAAGATGTCTGGGCACTGTATGCCGAGGCGGTGTCGCGGTTCGGCACGGCCGCCACCCTGATCGAGCGCGACGACCACATCCCGCCGCTGGCCGAACTGCTCGCGGAGCTGGACATCGCCCGTTCCATCGGTGCGGCGAATGCCCGTGGCGGACTGCGGAGGGCGGTATGAACCTGGCCCAGTTGCAGCAGCAGTTCCAGCAGTGGCTGGTGACCGGTTCCGACGAGTTTGCCCGCTCCCTCGGGGACGGCCTGGAGGCGGGCCTGGCGGTCTACCAGAACAACTACCGGGCACAGCTGGTAGGTTGCCTGGAGCAGGCATTTGCGCAGGTGCGCCGGTGGATCGGCGACGAGGCCTTTCTCGCGGCGGCGATCGCCCATATCGACCGGCAGCCACCCCATGCCTGGACGCTGGATGCCTACCCCGAGGGCTTCCACGCCAGCCTGGTCGAATTGTTCCCGAACAATCCCGACCTGCATGAACTGGCCTGGATCGAGGCGGCGGTCAATGACGCTTTCGTTGCCGAGGACGCCCAGGCCCTGTCGCTGGACGCCCTGGCGACCATCGATTGGGACACCGCGCGGTTGCGCCTGACACCGTCGTTGCGCAGCCATGCATTGACGACCAATGCCGAACCGATCTGGGCGGCGCTGTGCGAAGAGACACCGCCGCCGGAAAGCGAAATGCTCGCCGAGCCGGGTGGGGTGATCGTCTGGCGTCGGCAGTTCACTTCACGCCTGCGTCCGCTGGAAGCCCTGGAATACCAGGCGCTGCTGCACCTGCAGGCAAATGGCAGTTTCGCCGCCCTGTGCCAGTGGCTGGTCGAGCGTCTCGGCGAGTCCGAGGGCGTCGCGCGGGCCGGTGCGCTGCTGGCCGGCTGGCTCGCCAGCGAACTGATCGTCGCGATCGACTGACCCCCCATTTTCTCTTTGCCAAGGAACTGCATCATGTCCGAGTACCTGTTCAATCGTCGTCGTTTCCTGTTGTCCGCCGCCGCCGGTGCAGCCGCCATCGGCCTGGCCGACGTGCCGTCGGCGCTGGCCTCGACGGGGCAGGGCACGACCCCCCGCACCGGCAAGCCGCTGGCGCACCTGCCTATTCGCCAGGTGCGTACCGACGTGCTGGACATCGGTTATCACGAGACCGGCCCGGAGAACGGTCGCCCGGTGATCCTGCTGCACGGCTTTCCCTACGATATCCACAGTTACGCCGAGGTCGCGCCGTTGCTCGCGGCCCAGGGGTTTCGGGTGATCGTGCCGCACCTGCGTGGACACGGCAGCACCCGTTTCCTCGACAGCGCCACGCCGCGCTCAGGCCAGCAGGCGGCACTCGGCCAGGATGTACTGGACCTGATGAACGAGCTGCATATCCCCGAGGCGGTGCTTGCCGGCTATGACTGGGGCGGTCGTGCGGCCTGCGTCGCGGCGGCGTTGCGGCCAAGCCGCTGCGTGGGGCTGGTGTCGGTCAACGGCTACCTGATCCAGGACATCGCCAAGGCCGCCAGCCCGTTGCCGGCCGAGGTCGAATGGGGGTTGTGGTACCAGCATTATTTCCAGACCGAGCGTGGGCGTGCGGGGCTGGCGGCCAATCGTCGCGACATCGCGCGAATTCTCTGGCGCAACAATTCGCCGACCTGGCACTTCGACGACCCGACCTTCGAGCGGGCGGCCGAGGCGTTCGACAACCCCGATTACGTCGATGTGGTCATTCATTCCTATCGGCACCGCATGGGGCTGGCCGAGGGCGATCCGAACTATGCCGAAGCCGAGCAGAAGCTTGCCCTGTTGCCGGCGCTCGGCGTGCCGACCATCACCCTCGACGGCATGGCCGACGGGGTTGTTCCGGCCACCGATGGCCGGGCGTCCGCGGCCCGCTTCAGCGGGGCGCGCAGCCACCGGCAGGTTCCCGGTGTCGGCCACAACCTGCCCCAGGAGGCGCCCGGGGTCTTCGCCGATGCGGTGGCCGACCTGGTGCATGGCGGCCAATGGCGCACCTGAGCGGGTCCATTTCGAGAGGCCCTTCTCGGCAGACTGTTCTGGATAAGGCGTGATACAACTTTCGTTGGCGATGGTTAGCGGGAGAGGGGTATACAGGCGATCATCGGATCTTGAATGGACGCGTCCAGACCGGCTCGTTTGCAGCCGGCAGGTGCGCGCTGATCATGAAAGTTCGCAGCGCTGCGTACAAGAAACTTGGCTCGGGCCGAGACGTGGTGCTACAAGAGTCGATGAAAACGTCATCCTGTTCAGAGGTCGCCATGAAACGCTGGATCGTCAATAACCGTGGGCTGCTGATCTTTCTCCTGTGTTTCGGCATCTTCCGGACGTCCATGGCGGACTGGAACCCGATCCCCTCGGGTTCCATGCGTCCAACCCTGCTGGAAGGCGACGTGGTGCTGGTCAATCGGCTGGCCTATGACCTCAAGCTGCCCTTGAGCGATATTTCCCTGGCGGCGTTGGCTAACCCGCAGCGCGGTGACGTGGTGACATTCACCTCGCCCAAGGATGGTGTACGGCTGATCAAGCGGCTGGTCGGCGTCCCGGGGGATGTGCTGGAAATGCGTAACGAGGTGCTGTTCGTCAATGGCGTTGCGGCGCACTACAGCGACAATCAGGAAATCACCGAGCCAGGTGGCCATGGCGTGAATATCCCCGGGGTATCGGTAACCGAGGCGTCGGACAACAGCGTGCGCCGGGTGCAGTTTCTGCACGGCGTGGCGGCTGCCCGTGATTTCGGACCAGTCACGGTACCGGCGGACAGCTATTTCATGCTCGGCGACAATCGCGACGACAGCGCCGACTCGCGCTACA of the Pseudomonas vanderleydeniana genome contains:
- a CDS encoding alpha/beta fold hydrolase, whose amino-acid sequence is MSEYLFNRRRFLLSAAAGAAAIGLADVPSALASTGQGTTPRTGKPLAHLPIRQVRTDVLDIGYHETGPENGRPVILLHGFPYDIHSYAEVAPLLAAQGFRVIVPHLRGHGSTRFLDSATPRSGQQAALGQDVLDLMNELHIPEAVLAGYDWGGRAACVAAALRPSRCVGLVSVNGYLIQDIAKAASPLPAEVEWGLWYQHYFQTERGRAGLAANRRDIARILWRNNSPTWHFDDPTFERAAEAFDNPDYVDVVIHSYRHRMGLAEGDPNYAEAEQKLALLPALGVPTITLDGMADGVVPATDGRASAARFSGARSHRQVPGVGHNLPQEAPGVFADAVADLVHGGQWRT
- a CDS encoding BufA1 family periplasmic bufferin-type metallophore; protein product: MKSKYAALAATLAISLGAFAVNAHAADDQAPKEKCYGVSKAGQNDCAAGAGTSCAGTAKTDYQGNAWVLVDKGTCTQIKTPKGFGSLTEQP
- a CDS encoding DoxX family protein, with protein sequence MNRTCGAVTAGLGRLLPESLLLLVARVGIASVFFLSGRTKVEGLLTIKPTTYFLFRSEYALPLVSPELAAHLATYAEHLFPILLVLGLLTRPAALALLGMTAVIEVFVYPDAWPTHLTWAGLLLPLIAYGGGKWSLDGLLRRGSN
- the bufB gene encoding MNIO family bufferin maturase, which translates into the protein MSVSTSFSGFGLGLRKEHYRDFLETEVPVDFVEVISENFMVDGGQPRHILRQVRERHPVVLHGVSMSIGSADGLNPDYLRRLRQLVDEIDPLFVSDHLSWSRIGGFNSHDLLPVPYTEEALEIVCRNISMAQDVLGRSMLFENPSSYLAFDGASMTEWEFIGAMAERTGCGLLLDVNNVFVSASNHGFDALAFLDGLPADRVRQMHLAGHSQGEHLLIDTHDSPVCEDVWALYAEAVSRFGTAATLIERDDHIPPLAELLAELDIARSIGAANARGGLRRAV
- the lepB gene encoding signal peptidase I, which translates into the protein MKRWIVNNRGLLIFLLCFGIFRTSMADWNPIPSGSMRPTLLEGDVVLVNRLAYDLKLPLSDISLAALANPQRGDVVTFTSPKDGVRLIKRLVGVPGDVLEMRNEVLFVNGVAAHYSDNQEITEPGGHGVNIPGVSVTEASDNSVRRVQFLHGVAAARDFGPVTVPADSYFMLGDNRDDSADSRYIGFVPRRLLIGRAHHIVVSADILGHWMPRLDRTAKPIL
- the bufA2 gene encoding BufA2 family periplasmic bufferin-type metallophore, which codes for MTTTASRLSLATAAALIALASASFTVSASAADKEQPGRCYGVNSCKGESLCATAKNDCKGLNGCKGQGVVVKTPSECLKAGGTLTEPK
- a CDS encoding alpha/beta fold hydrolase; its protein translation is MRKLPILALSALALAAPMFASAAAEPAAPAGAKNIVIVHGSFVDGSGWRVVHDILIHKGYHVTVVHQPATSLDADVAATREILDQQVGPVVLVGHSSGGAVIGIAGDRDKVKALVYVAGLQPEVGETLGQLLSSMPSPSNDIHATRDGLLFVDRAKFGEDFAADQTTNRTDFLAASQVPAAAATFGTQNWAAAWHKKPSYGIVATDDKALNPDLQRWMYKRAGSKVTEIKASHTVYISQPEAVAKVIEQAALNAK
- a CDS encoding HvfC/BufC N-terminal domain-containing protein; this encodes MNLAQLQQQFQQWLVTGSDEFARSLGDGLEAGLAVYQNNYRAQLVGCLEQAFAQVRRWIGDEAFLAAAIAHIDRQPPHAWTLDAYPEGFHASLVELFPNNPDLHELAWIEAAVNDAFVAEDAQALSLDALATIDWDTARLRLTPSLRSHALTTNAEPIWAALCEETPPPESEMLAEPGGVIVWRRQFTSRLRPLEALEYQALLHLQANGSFAALCQWLVERLGESEGVARAGALLAGWLASELIVAID